The genomic stretch AGGCGGTTAAGATCCATTCTCTGATCAGAAACTCAAGGAGCTGATTCCTGGAGGGGATCGCCCTCAAGGGGGTTACTCCAGAACAGAGATAACCCTGTGTCCGGCCTCTTCCAGGGCGGAAACTATAGGTCTGAGGTCGCAGGTCTCAAGACGAATATAGTGAACCTTTTCAAAAGGGGGTTGGGTATCCATACCGATAGAGATGATCTCTACCCCAAAGGAACGAATAATCTGGACAATCTCTTCAAAAGAACCTTCCTTCGTTGCCGGAATAACGTCGATCCGGGAGCTCTGACGCAGAAGGCCCATGAGCTCTACAAAGGCCGCCAGAAGGTCCGTCACCGTGATAATACCCACCAGATTTCCCTCATTGGTTACCACCGGAAGACCGCCTATTTTATGGCGGTAAATTATCCTGGCTGCCTCTTCTACAGAATCGTCAGGGGAGATGGTGATGGGGTCTTTTATCATTACGTCACCGATGTTCATCTTGGAGA from Thermosulfuriphilus ammonigenes encodes the following:
- a CDS encoding CBS and ACT domain-containing protein encodes the protein MKVKNWMVKELVTISPESSIEEAIQLMKVHAIRHLPVVKEGQMVGFITESDIRQFLFPAMVSKMNIGDVMIKDPITISPDDSVEEAARIIYRHKIGGLPVVTNEGNLVGIITVTDLLAAFVELMGLLRQSSRIDVIPATKEGSFEEIVQIIRSFGVEIISIGMDTQPPFEKVHYIRLETCDLRPIVSALEEAGHRVISVLE